A single Xylanimonas cellulosilytica DSM 15894 DNA region contains:
- the trpA gene encoding tryptophan synthase subunit alpha yields the protein MSTTIASQTGARLDALTAQGRPALMGYLPVGFPTVDRSIEALCAAIDAGLDVVELGLPYTDPVMDGPVIQRAAEEALQGGTRVTDLFRVVAALRAHAPHVPVLVMSYWNLVLRYGVDRFAADLAAAGGAGLITPDLIPDEAREWISASDAHGLDRVFLVAPSSTPQRLRLTADASRGFVYAASTMGVTGTRAAVGEAAQQLVADTRAAGAARVCVGLGVSTGDQAAQVGAYADGVIVGSALVRTLQGEAPWAQKVASLQAVTAELAAGVARARKDG from the coding sequence GTGAGCACCACCATCGCCTCGCAGACCGGCGCGCGCCTCGACGCGCTGACGGCGCAGGGCCGGCCCGCGCTGATGGGCTACCTGCCCGTCGGCTTCCCGACCGTCGACCGGTCGATCGAGGCGCTCTGCGCGGCGATCGACGCGGGCCTCGACGTCGTCGAGCTGGGCCTGCCGTACACCGACCCGGTCATGGACGGCCCGGTCATCCAGCGGGCCGCCGAGGAGGCGCTGCAGGGCGGCACGCGCGTCACGGACCTCTTCCGCGTCGTCGCCGCGCTGCGGGCGCACGCCCCGCACGTGCCCGTGCTGGTCATGAGCTACTGGAACCTGGTGCTGCGCTACGGCGTGGACCGGTTCGCCGCCGACCTGGCCGCCGCCGGGGGCGCGGGCCTGATCACCCCCGACCTCATCCCCGACGAGGCCCGGGAGTGGATCTCGGCCTCGGACGCGCACGGCCTGGACCGCGTGTTCCTCGTGGCGCCGAGCTCGACGCCGCAGCGGCTGCGCCTGACGGCGGACGCCTCGCGCGGGTTCGTGTACGCGGCGTCCACGATGGGCGTCACCGGCACCCGTGCCGCCGTCGGCGAGGCGGCGCAGCAGCTCGTCGCGGACACCCGTGCCGCGGGCGCCGCGCGCGTGTGCGTCGGCCTCGGCGTCTCCACGGGCGACCAGGCGGCCCAGGTGGGCGCCTACGCCGACGGGGTGATCGTCGGGTCGGCCCTGGTGCGCACGCTCCAGGGTGAGGCACCCTGGGCACAGAAGGTCGCGAGCCTGCAGGCCGTGACCGCCGAGCTCGCCGCGGGCGTCGCCCGCGCCCGGAAGGACGGCTGA
- the lgt gene encoding prolipoprotein diacylglyceryl transferase produces the protein MLPLQIPSPPQGVWHLGAFPIRAYAIAILLGIAVAVWIAGRRFVRRTAGGTFDDVLEITFWAVPFGIVGGRIYHVITTPGPYFGEGGNPVHALFIWEGGLGIWGAVALGAVGAWIGCRRQNIRFPVFADAVAPALLVAQAIGRLGNWFNQELYGAPTDLPWGLAIDPPNLVNDPATGIAFAEGTLFHPTFLYELLWNLAAAALLVWLDRRFRLGHGRVFWAYVALYTLGRGWIELLRVDTAEHVLGLRLNVWTSIVLFLGAVAASIAIGRLHHGREPDARRVIPAESEAPPADGHDPAPAASA, from the coding sequence ATGCTGCCGCTGCAGATCCCGAGCCCGCCGCAAGGCGTCTGGCACCTCGGTGCGTTCCCGATCCGTGCCTACGCCATCGCCATCCTCCTGGGGATCGCCGTGGCCGTGTGGATCGCCGGGCGGCGCTTCGTGCGGCGGACCGCGGGCGGCACGTTCGACGACGTCCTGGAGATCACGTTCTGGGCGGTGCCGTTCGGCATCGTCGGGGGGCGGATCTACCACGTCATCACGACGCCGGGGCCGTACTTCGGCGAGGGCGGCAACCCGGTGCACGCCCTGTTCATCTGGGAGGGCGGCCTGGGTATCTGGGGCGCCGTCGCCCTGGGGGCCGTCGGAGCATGGATCGGCTGCCGCCGGCAGAACATCCGGTTCCCGGTGTTCGCCGACGCCGTCGCACCCGCCCTGCTCGTCGCGCAGGCGATCGGGCGGCTGGGCAACTGGTTCAACCAGGAGCTCTACGGTGCGCCCACGGACCTGCCGTGGGGCCTGGCGATCGACCCACCGAACCTCGTCAACGACCCGGCCACCGGCATCGCGTTCGCCGAGGGCACGCTGTTCCACCCGACGTTCCTCTACGAGCTGCTGTGGAACCTCGCCGCGGCCGCGCTTCTGGTCTGGCTGGACCGCCGGTTCCGCCTCGGTCACGGTCGCGTATTCTGGGCCTACGTCGCGCTCTACACCCTGGGGCGCGGCTGGATCGAGCTACTTCGCGTCGACACCGCCGAGCACGTCCTGGGCCTGCGGCTCAACGTCTGGACGTCGATCGTGCTGTTCCTCGGTGCTGTGGCAGCATCCATCGCCATCGGACGGCTGCATCACGGGCGTGAACCCGACGCTCGACGCGTGATCCCCGCCGAATCTGAGGCACCACCCGCTGACGGGCACGACCCCGCCCCGGCAGCGAGCGCCTGA
- the gltB gene encoding glutamate synthase large subunit: protein MSTSQTESSGARSARPDRVGLYDPVAEHDACGVAFVATLRGTPGRDIVDAGLTALLNLDHRGAVGAEENSGDGAGILTQIPDAFLRDVIAAELPPAGHYAIGTAFLPQDPAQADAVARRFDEIAAEEKLDVLAWRDVPVTADLVGPTARASMPLFRQVVVADPSRELAGIDLDRRAYRLRKRAQNELDLYLASLSARTITYKGMLTTAQLEPFFPDLSDPRYASELALVHSRFSTNTFPSWPLAQPFRQIAHNGEINTVRGNRNWMAAREGTLASEALGDLAPLLPVCTDGASDSASFDEVLELLHLAGRPLPHAVMMMVPEAWENHAEMDPARRAFYEFHANLIEPWDGPAALTFTDGTLIGAVLDRNGLRPGRYWVTQDGLVVLASESGVLDLDPATVVRKGRLEPGRMFLVDTGAGRIVEDSEVKGQLAAQQPYQRWIDDHKITLESLPEREHVAHSPASVQRRQRTFGYTEEELKVILTPIANAGAEPLGAMGTDTPIAALSSRPRLLFDYFTQMFAQVTNPPLDAIREELVTSLGSAIGPEPNLLSEEPEHARKLVLDFPVVDNDQLAKIVHVAKDERLEGLFRSYTVRGLYAVSGGGAALYDRLESIFAEVDAAIAAGATHIVLSDRESNAELAPIPSLLLTSAVHHHLLRERTRTRISLVVEAGDVREVHHVALLVGYGAACVNPYLAMETVEDLAVRGYLDVTPEKAVANLIKALGKGVLKVMSKMGISTIMSYRGAQIFEAVGLSQELVDDYFTGTTSRLGGVGLDVVAAEVAARHAEAYPASGNPDPHRRLTTGGEYQWRRDGEEHLFDPETVFRLQHSTRTGRMDIFRQYTRRVDEQSRRLMTLRGLLRFAPDREPIPIDEVEPVSEIVKRFNTGAMSYGSISAETHETLAIAMNRLGARSNTGEGGEHPERLYDPERRSKVKQIASGRFGVTSEYLTQAEDIQIKLAQGAKPGEGGQLPGAKVYPWVARVRHSTPGVGLISPPPHHDIYSIEDLAQLIHDAKNANPVARIHVKLVSEFGVGTVAAGVSKAHADVVLISGHDGGTGASPLTSLKHAGTPWEIGLAETQQTLVLNDLRDRITVQVDGQLKTGRDVVVAALLGAEEFGFATAPMVVAGCVMMRVCHLDTCPVGVATQNPELRARFTGKPEFVVNFFEFIATEVREHLASLGYRSVEEAVGQVQALDTRKAVDHWKAQGLDLAPVLEQQVAAPGSTLYRTKVQDHGLARALDNQLVEGARPALEHGTPVTLEVPIRNVNRTVGTMLGHEVTKRYRGAGLPDGTIDVTLTGSAGQSFGAFVPRGITLRLFGDANDYVGKGLSGGRIVVRPDKAAVLEGPANVIAGNVIGYGATSGEIYLRGRAGERFAVRNSGATLVVEGVGDHACEYMTGGTVLVLGPTGRNLGAGMSGGTAYVLDLSSTAMNIAAVAARELEVGPLDDADWQVVQDLLRRHGEETGSNVAHQLLADDGARARFSRVLPLGWARVREALAQAKADGIDIEALETSGQWDETVWNNIVEVARG, encoded by the coding sequence ATGAGCACGTCACAGACCGAGAGCTCTGGGGCACGCAGTGCCCGGCCAGACCGCGTGGGGCTGTACGACCCCGTGGCCGAGCACGACGCCTGTGGAGTTGCCTTCGTCGCGACCCTCCGGGGGACGCCTGGCAGGGACATCGTCGACGCGGGCCTGACCGCGCTGCTCAACCTCGACCACCGTGGTGCCGTCGGCGCCGAGGAGAACTCGGGCGACGGTGCGGGCATCCTCACGCAGATCCCGGACGCGTTCCTGCGTGACGTGATCGCGGCCGAGCTCCCGCCGGCTGGTCACTACGCCATCGGCACCGCGTTCCTGCCGCAGGACCCGGCGCAGGCCGACGCCGTCGCGCGCCGCTTCGACGAGATCGCCGCGGAGGAGAAGCTCGACGTCCTCGCGTGGCGTGACGTGCCCGTCACGGCCGACCTGGTCGGCCCGACGGCGCGGGCGTCGATGCCGCTGTTCCGTCAGGTGGTGGTGGCCGACCCGTCGCGCGAGCTCGCCGGCATCGACCTGGACCGCCGCGCCTACCGCCTGCGCAAGCGCGCGCAGAACGAGCTGGACCTGTACCTGGCGTCGCTGTCCGCGCGGACGATCACGTACAAGGGCATGCTCACGACGGCGCAGCTCGAGCCGTTCTTCCCGGACCTCAGCGACCCGCGGTACGCCTCCGAGCTGGCCCTGGTCCACTCGCGCTTCTCGACGAACACGTTCCCGTCGTGGCCGCTGGCCCAGCCGTTCCGCCAGATCGCCCACAACGGTGAGATCAACACGGTGCGCGGCAACCGCAACTGGATGGCGGCCCGCGAGGGCACGCTCGCGTCCGAGGCGCTGGGTGACCTCGCCCCGCTGCTGCCGGTCTGTACCGACGGCGCGAGCGACTCGGCGAGCTTCGACGAGGTGCTCGAGCTGCTGCACCTGGCCGGCCGGCCGCTGCCGCACGCCGTGATGATGATGGTGCCCGAGGCGTGGGAGAACCACGCCGAGATGGACCCCGCGCGCCGCGCGTTCTACGAGTTCCACGCGAACCTCATCGAGCCGTGGGACGGCCCGGCCGCCCTGACGTTCACGGACGGCACGCTCATCGGGGCGGTGCTGGACCGCAACGGCCTGCGTCCTGGGCGCTACTGGGTCACGCAGGACGGCCTGGTCGTGCTCGCCTCCGAGTCGGGCGTGCTGGACCTCGACCCCGCGACGGTGGTGCGCAAGGGCCGCCTCGAGCCGGGCCGCATGTTCCTCGTGGACACGGGTGCCGGGCGCATCGTGGAGGACTCGGAGGTCAAGGGTCAGCTCGCGGCGCAGCAGCCGTACCAGCGCTGGATCGACGACCACAAGATCACCCTCGAGTCGCTGCCCGAGCGGGAGCACGTGGCCCACAGCCCTGCGTCCGTGCAGCGCCGTCAGCGCACCTTCGGGTACACCGAGGAGGAGCTGAAGGTCATCCTGACCCCGATCGCGAACGCGGGCGCCGAGCCGCTGGGCGCGATGGGCACGGACACGCCGATCGCGGCGCTCTCGAGCCGTCCGCGTCTGCTGTTCGACTACTTCACGCAGATGTTCGCGCAGGTCACCAACCCGCCGCTCGACGCGATCCGCGAGGAGCTGGTGACCTCGCTCGGCAGCGCCATCGGGCCGGAGCCGAACCTGCTGTCCGAGGAGCCGGAGCACGCGCGCAAGCTGGTGCTCGACTTCCCGGTGGTCGACAACGACCAGCTCGCCAAGATCGTGCACGTCGCCAAGGACGAGCGCCTCGAGGGCCTGTTCCGCAGCTACACCGTGCGCGGCCTGTACGCCGTGTCCGGGGGCGGCGCCGCGCTCTACGACCGGCTCGAGTCGATCTTCGCCGAGGTCGACGCCGCGATCGCGGCGGGGGCCACGCACATCGTCCTGTCGGACCGCGAGTCGAACGCCGAGCTGGCGCCGATCCCGTCGCTGCTGCTGACCTCGGCGGTGCACCACCACCTGCTGCGCGAGCGCACCCGGACCCGGATCTCGCTCGTGGTCGAGGCCGGCGACGTGCGCGAGGTGCACCACGTCGCGCTGCTCGTCGGCTACGGCGCCGCGTGCGTCAACCCGTACCTGGCGATGGAGACGGTCGAGGACCTCGCCGTGCGCGGGTACCTGGACGTGACGCCGGAGAAGGCCGTCGCGAACCTCATCAAGGCGCTCGGCAAGGGCGTGCTCAAGGTGATGTCCAAGATGGGCATCTCGACGATCATGTCCTACCGCGGGGCGCAGATCTTCGAGGCCGTGGGCCTGTCCCAGGAGCTGGTGGACGACTACTTCACGGGCACCACGTCCCGGCTGGGCGGCGTCGGGCTCGACGTCGTCGCGGCGGAGGTGGCCGCGCGGCACGCCGAGGCCTACCCGGCGTCGGGCAACCCGGACCCGCACCGCCGCCTGACCACGGGTGGCGAGTACCAGTGGCGCCGTGACGGCGAGGAGCACCTCTTCGACCCGGAGACGGTGTTCCGTCTGCAGCACTCCACTCGCACGGGGCGGATGGACATCTTCCGCCAGTACACCCGCCGCGTGGACGAGCAGTCGCGCCGCCTCATGACGTTGCGGGGCCTGCTGCGGTTCGCCCCGGACCGTGAGCCGATCCCGATCGACGAGGTCGAGCCGGTCAGCGAGATCGTCAAGCGGTTCAACACGGGCGCCATGTCGTACGGCTCCATCTCCGCCGAGACGCACGAGACGCTCGCGATCGCGATGAACCGTCTCGGTGCCCGTTCCAACACGGGTGAGGGCGGCGAGCACCCTGAGCGCCTGTACGACCCGGAGCGCCGCTCGAAGGTCAAGCAGATCGCCTCGGGCCGGTTCGGCGTCACCAGCGAGTACCTCACGCAGGCCGAGGACATCCAGATCAAGCTCGCCCAGGGCGCCAAGCCCGGCGAGGGCGGTCAGCTCCCGGGTGCCAAGGTGTACCCGTGGGTGGCTCGCGTGCGGCACTCGACGCCCGGCGTCGGGCTGATCTCGCCGCCGCCGCACCACGACATCTACTCGATCGAGGACCTCGCGCAGCTCATCCACGACGCGAAGAACGCGAACCCGGTCGCGCGCATCCACGTCAAGCTCGTGAGCGAGTTCGGTGTGGGCACCGTTGCTGCCGGCGTGTCCAAGGCGCACGCCGACGTCGTCCTCATCTCGGGGCACGACGGCGGCACGGGCGCCTCGCCGCTCACGTCGCTCAAGCACGCGGGCACGCCGTGGGAGATCGGCCTGGCCGAGACCCAGCAGACGCTCGTGCTCAACGACCTGCGCGACCGCATCACCGTGCAGGTCGACGGGCAGCTCAAGACCGGCCGCGACGTGGTCGTGGCGGCGCTGCTGGGCGCCGAGGAGTTCGGCTTCGCGACGGCGCCGATGGTCGTGGCGGGCTGCGTCATGATGCGCGTGTGCCACCTCGACACCTGCCCGGTGGGCGTGGCGACGCAGAACCCCGAGCTGCGGGCCCGGTTCACCGGCAAGCCCGAGTTCGTCGTGAACTTCTTCGAGTTCATCGCCACGGAGGTGCGTGAGCACCTCGCCTCGCTGGGCTACCGCTCCGTCGAGGAGGCCGTCGGTCAGGTGCAGGCGCTCGACACCCGCAAGGCCGTCGACCACTGGAAGGCCCAGGGCCTCGACCTCGCGCCCGTGCTGGAGCAGCAGGTGGCGGCCCCCGGCTCGACCCTGTACCGCACCAAGGTGCAGGACCACGGCCTGGCCCGGGCGCTGGACAACCAGCTCGTCGAGGGCGCCCGGCCGGCGCTCGAGCACGGCACGCCGGTCACCCTCGAGGTGCCGATCCGCAACGTGAACCGCACCGTCGGCACGATGCTCGGTCACGAGGTCACCAAGCGCTACCGAGGCGCCGGTCTGCCGGACGGCACGATCGACGTGACGCTGACCGGCTCGGCCGGGCAGTCGTTCGGCGCGTTCGTGCCCCGCGGCATCACGCTGCGCCTGTTCGGCGACGCCAACGACTACGTCGGCAAGGGCCTCTCGGGCGGCCGCATCGTGGTGCGCCCCGACAAGGCGGCGGTCCTGGAGGGCCCCGCCAACGTCATCGCCGGCAACGTCATCGGCTATGGCGCGACGTCCGGTGAGATCTACCTGCGCGGCCGCGCGGGCGAGCGGTTCGCGGTGCGCAACTCCGGCGCGACCCTCGTGGTCGAGGGCGTGGGCGACCACGCGTGCGAGTACATGACGGGCGGCACCGTGCTGGTGCTCGGCCCGACGGGCCGCAACCTCGGCGCGGGCATGTCGGGCGGCACCGCGTACGTGCTCGACCTGAGCAGCACGGCGATGAACATCGCCGCCGTGGCCGCCCGCGAGCTGGAGGTCGGTCCGCTCGACGACGCCGACTGGCAGGTCGTCCAGGACCTGCTGCGCCGGCACGGCGAGGAGACGGGCTCGAACGTCGCCCATCAGCTCCTGGCCGACGACGGCGCCCGCGCGCGGTTCTCCCGCGTGCTGCCGCTGGGCTGGGCGCGGGTGCGTGAGGCACTGGCCCAGGCGAAGGCCGACGGCATCGACATCGAGGCGCTCGAGACGTCCGGCCAGTGGGACGAGACCGTGTGGAACAACATCGTGGAGGTGGCTCGTGGCTGA
- a CDS encoding glutamate synthase subunit beta, producing MADPRGFLKVRDRELPPNRPVEVRLRDWKDTHAHREDGQPYLKEQAGRCMDCGIPFCHQGCPLGNLIPEWNDLVRRGQWGDAVDRLHATNNFPELTGRICPAPCESSCVLGISQPPVTIKNVEVSIADVAFEQGLTPQVPARLTGTTIAVIGSGPAGLAAAQQLTRAGHTVVVYERDPRIGGLLRYGIPDFKLEKHVIERRLEQMEAEGTRFRPGVEIGKDVTWDALRRRFDAVVVATGATVPRDLRLPGRDLHGVHFAMDFLVPANRAANGEEVAADAPHAAGKHVVVIGGGDTGSDCVGTALRQGAASVTTLAIGKKPPLTRPAHQPWPTDPILFEVSTSHEEGGERTYLASTVDFLNDKSGAVVGLRVAETEYQPDGRRVPKPGTEHVIRADLVLIAMGFTGPETAALTDQTGIELTDRGLVRRGDDFATSLPGVFVAGDAGRGQSLVVWAIAEGRAVAAAVDAHLRGTTELPAPVGPRTVALRG from the coding sequence GTGGCTGACCCTCGTGGCTTTCTCAAGGTCCGGGACCGCGAGCTCCCGCCGAACCGCCCCGTCGAGGTGCGCCTGCGTGACTGGAAGGACACGCACGCGCACCGCGAGGACGGTCAGCCGTACCTGAAGGAGCAGGCGGGCCGCTGCATGGACTGCGGCATCCCGTTCTGCCACCAGGGCTGCCCGCTCGGCAACCTCATCCCCGAGTGGAACGACCTGGTGCGGCGCGGCCAGTGGGGCGACGCCGTCGACCGCCTGCACGCGACCAACAACTTCCCGGAGCTGACGGGCCGCATCTGCCCGGCCCCGTGCGAGTCGTCGTGCGTGCTCGGCATCAGCCAGCCGCCCGTGACCATCAAGAACGTCGAGGTCTCGATCGCCGACGTCGCGTTCGAGCAAGGGCTCACCCCCCAGGTGCCGGCCCGGCTCACGGGCACGACCATCGCCGTCATCGGCTCCGGCCCCGCGGGTCTGGCCGCCGCCCAGCAGCTCACCCGGGCGGGGCACACCGTCGTCGTCTACGAGCGCGACCCGCGCATCGGCGGCCTGCTGCGCTACGGCATCCCGGACTTCAAGCTCGAGAAGCACGTCATCGAGCGTCGCCTGGAGCAGATGGAGGCCGAGGGCACCCGGTTCCGCCCCGGGGTGGAGATCGGCAAGGACGTCACCTGGGACGCGCTGCGCCGCCGTTTCGACGCGGTCGTCGTCGCCACGGGTGCGACCGTCCCGCGCGACCTGCGGCTGCCCGGCCGGGACCTGCACGGTGTGCACTTCGCGATGGACTTCCTCGTGCCGGCCAACCGGGCCGCGAACGGCGAGGAGGTCGCGGCGGACGCTCCGCACGCGGCGGGCAAGCACGTCGTCGTCATCGGCGGCGGCGACACCGGCTCGGACTGCGTCGGCACCGCCCTGCGGCAGGGGGCCGCGAGCGTCACCACGCTCGCCATCGGCAAGAAGCCGCCGCTGACCCGCCCGGCGCACCAGCCGTGGCCCACCGACCCGATCCTGTTCGAGGTCTCGACCTCGCACGAGGAGGGCGGCGAGCGCACCTACCTGGCCTCGACCGTCGACTTCCTCAACGACAAGTCGGGTGCCGTGGTCGGGCTGCGGGTCGCCGAGACCGAGTACCAGCCCGACGGGCGCCGCGTGCCCAAGCCGGGCACGGAGCACGTGATCCGCGCCGACCTGGTGCTCATCGCGATGGGCTTCACCGGCCCGGAGACGGCGGCCCTGACGGACCAGACCGGCATCGAGCTCACCGACCGCGGTCTGGTGCGTCGCGGTGACGACTTCGCGACGAGCCTGCCCGGCGTGTTCGTGGCCGGCGACGCCGGTCGCGGGCAGTCGCTGGTGGTGTGGGCGATCGCCGAGGGGCGGGCCGTCGCGGCGGCCGTCGACGCGCACCTGCGCGGCACGACGGAGCTTCCCGCGCCAGTAGGCCCGCGTACGGTCGCCCTGAGAGGATGA
- the trpB gene encoding tryptophan synthase subunit beta, which yields MSDALSSTLAHQVLGRLSEQPGPYFGEFGGRWVPEALIAALDELEVEYRKAVEDPAYTDELARLHREYVGRPSPLTEVTRFAQHCGGDAGNRVFLKREDLNHTGSHKINNVLGQALLVKRMGKTRVIAETGAGQHGVATATAAALLDLECVVYMGEEDTRRQALNVARMRLLGATVVPVTIGQRTLKDAINEALRDWVANVETTHYLLGTVTGPHPFPEMVRELHKIIGEEAREQILERTGRLPDVAAACVGGGSNALGLFNAFLDDPSVALFGFEAGGEGIESGRHASRFQGGVPGVLHGARSYLLQDDDGQTLPSHSVSAGLDYPSVGPAHSWLHDLGRATYRPVTDDEAMEAFRVLCRTEGIIPAIESAHALAGAMQVGTELAAEGKRDQIILVNLSGRGDKDVATAARWFGLLDDATSEGDQ from the coding sequence GTGAGCGACGCCCTGTCGTCCACGCTCGCCCACCAGGTCCTGGGACGGCTGTCCGAACAGCCCGGCCCGTACTTCGGCGAGTTCGGCGGACGCTGGGTGCCCGAGGCGCTGATCGCCGCGCTCGACGAGCTCGAGGTGGAGTACCGCAAGGCGGTCGAGGACCCGGCGTACACCGACGAGCTGGCCCGCCTGCACCGTGAGTACGTGGGCCGCCCGTCGCCGCTGACCGAGGTCACCCGGTTCGCGCAGCACTGCGGCGGCGACGCCGGCAACCGCGTGTTCCTCAAGCGCGAGGACCTCAACCACACCGGCTCGCACAAGATCAACAACGTGCTGGGCCAGGCGCTGCTGGTCAAGCGCATGGGCAAGACGCGCGTGATCGCGGAGACGGGCGCAGGCCAGCACGGCGTCGCCACGGCGACGGCGGCCGCGCTGCTCGACCTGGAGTGCGTCGTCTACATGGGCGAGGAGGACACCAGGCGCCAGGCGCTCAACGTGGCGCGCATGCGCCTGCTGGGCGCCACCGTCGTCCCCGTGACGATCGGGCAGCGCACGCTCAAGGACGCGATCAACGAGGCCCTGCGCGACTGGGTCGCCAACGTCGAGACGACGCACTACCTGCTCGGCACCGTGACCGGCCCGCACCCGTTCCCCGAGATGGTCCGCGAGCTGCACAAGATCATCGGCGAGGAGGCCCGCGAGCAGATCCTCGAGCGCACCGGCCGGCTGCCCGACGTCGCCGCGGCGTGCGTGGGCGGCGGGTCGAACGCGCTGGGCCTGTTCAACGCGTTCCTCGACGACCCGTCGGTCGCGCTGTTCGGCTTCGAGGCCGGCGGCGAGGGCATCGAGTCGGGGCGGCACGCGTCGCGCTTCCAGGGCGGCGTCCCCGGCGTCCTGCACGGCGCCCGCTCCTACCTGCTCCAGGACGACGACGGCCAGACGCTCCCGAGCCACTCGGTCTCGGCCGGGCTGGACTACCCGAGCGTCGGCCCGGCCCACTCCTGGCTGCACGACCTCGGCCGCGCGACCTACCGCCCGGTCACGGACGACGAGGCCATGGAGGCCTTCCGGGTCCTGTGCCGCACCGAGGGCATCATCCCCGCCATCGAGTCCGCCCACGCGCTCGCCGGGGCCATGCAGGTCGGCACCGAGCTCGCCGCCGAGGGCAAGCGCGACCAGATCATCCTGGTCAACCTGTCGGGCCGTGGCGACAAGGACGTGGCGACCGCCGCCCGCTGGTTCGGGCTGCTCGACGACGCCACCTCGGAGGGGGACCAGTGA
- the trpC gene encoding indole-3-glycerol phosphate synthase TrpC, whose protein sequence is MTTVLEGIVAGVLEDLAVRQAATSLDELKERAARAPGALEVVSRLRKQDSVAVIAEVKRSSPSKGSLAPITDPAALAAEYATGGASVISVLTEQRRFGGSLADLDAVRARVDVPVLRKDFVVTPYQVWEARAHGADVVLLIVAALEQTVLTSLVERVHSLGMTALVEAHTADEVARALDAGARVVGVNARNLKTLEVDRGVFAALSPLIPDDVVRVAESGVRGPHDVMDYARAGAHAVLVGEALVTGEAPRRSVADLVAAGQHPSLWSVRPAAQS, encoded by the coding sequence ATGACCACGGTCCTCGAGGGGATCGTCGCGGGCGTCCTGGAAGACCTCGCCGTCCGGCAGGCCGCGACGAGCCTCGACGAGCTCAAGGAGCGCGCCGCGCGCGCCCCGGGCGCGCTCGAGGTCGTCTCCCGCCTGCGCAAGCAGGACTCCGTCGCCGTGATCGCCGAGGTCAAGCGCTCCAGCCCGTCCAAGGGCTCGCTCGCCCCGATCACCGACCCGGCGGCGCTCGCCGCCGAGTACGCCACGGGTGGCGCGTCGGTCATCTCGGTGCTCACCGAGCAGCGCCGGTTCGGCGGCTCGCTCGCCGACCTGGACGCCGTGCGCGCCCGCGTCGACGTGCCGGTGCTGCGCAAGGACTTCGTCGTCACGCCCTACCAGGTGTGGGAGGCGCGTGCGCACGGCGCCGACGTCGTCCTGCTCATCGTGGCGGCCCTCGAGCAGACCGTGCTGACCTCGCTGGTCGAGCGAGTCCACTCGCTCGGGATGACGGCCCTGGTCGAGGCGCACACCGCCGACGAGGTCGCCCGGGCGCTCGACGCCGGCGCCCGCGTCGTGGGCGTCAACGCCCGCAACCTCAAGACGCTCGAGGTCGACCGCGGCGTGTTCGCGGCGCTGTCCCCCCTCATCCCCGACGACGTCGTGCGCGTCGCCGAGTCCGGCGTGCGCGGGCCGCACGACGTCATGGACTACGCCCGGGCCGGCGCCCACGCCGTGCTCGTCGGCGAGGCGCTCGTGACCGGCGAGGCTCCCCGCCGCTCGGTGGCCGACCTCGTGGCGGCGGGGCAGCACCCGTCGCTGTGGTCGGTCCGGCCGGCCGCGCAGTCCTGA
- a CDS encoding HGxxPAAW family protein, translating to MRGITTAMADNNADTRAAAAYLPDAAPFHNEGKTLASWVAMIGVTVGAIIAAGGFLAPTLWLIVVGAVIVVGSLIAGVVLRGLGHGQPRPAAPETLQDRA from the coding sequence GTGAGAGGCATCACCACCGCCATGGCCGACAACAACGCCGACACCCGCGCCGCCGCCGCGTACCTCCCGGACGCCGCCCCGTTCCACAACGAGGGCAAGACGCTCGCCTCCTGGGTCGCGATGATCGGCGTCACGGTCGGGGCGATCATCGCCGCCGGCGGCTTCCTCGCCCCGACGCTGTGGCTGATCGTCGTCGGCGCCGTCATCGTCGTCGGCTCGCTGATCGCCGGGGTCGTGCTGCGCGGCCTGGGCCACGGCCAGCCGCGCCCGGCCGCCCCTGAGACCCTCCAGGACCGAGCATGA
- a CDS encoding Trp biosynthesis-associated membrane protein, whose product MTDAVPTSGGATTSSRTLTRGRAAVLLIALGALVLATAGPAWVRAQTATALDPAVDVAVTGGAAAPAVNAAGFVILAAGLALALVGRRARWVVLAVAAAAGVLVAASAVGVALRPDDVAAAGAGAAAGVTDLTTAAQVTAWPWLSAAVGVLVVAAAVVAGMQSHRWAATSSRHERDPQPAAPGGTVDSHDAWDALTRGADPTAPQDR is encoded by the coding sequence ATGACCGACGCGGTGCCCACGAGCGGTGGGGCCACGACGTCGTCGCGGACGCTCACGCGTGGCCGGGCGGCCGTGCTGCTGATCGCCCTGGGCGCCCTCGTCCTGGCGACCGCCGGCCCGGCCTGGGTGCGCGCGCAGACCGCCACCGCGCTCGACCCCGCCGTGGACGTCGCCGTGACCGGCGGCGCCGCCGCCCCCGCCGTCAACGCCGCGGGCTTCGTGATCCTCGCGGCCGGGCTCGCCCTCGCCCTCGTCGGACGCCGCGCCCGCTGGGTCGTGCTCGCCGTCGCTGCCGCCGCCGGCGTGCTGGTCGCGGCCTCCGCCGTCGGCGTCGCGCTGCGCCCCGACGACGTCGCCGCCGCGGGGGCAGGGGCGGCCGCCGGGGTCACGGACCTCACGACCGCCGCCCAGGTCACCGCGTGGCCGTGGCTGTCCGCCGCCGTGGGCGTGCTCGTCGTGGCCGCCGCCGTCGTGGCCGGCATGCAGTCGCACCGATGGGCGGCGACGTCGTCCCGGCACGAGCGCGACCCCCAGCCCGCCGCCCCGGGCGGCACCGTGGACAGCCACGACGCCTGGGACGCCCTGACCCGAGGGGCGGATCCGACCGCTCCGCAGGACCGATAG